CTACCTGTAGCCACAGTGAAAAAGGCCAGAGTGGAGCTGGGCTCAATCACCAGACCAACTGCAGCCACTGAGATATCTATGTGGGATGctgatggcagagctgctgcccagaaGCTCATGCAGGAGCTAATAATATCTGTGCTGGTCTCCTGTGAGGCTGCCTGTGGCAGTAGCTTTCTGAGAAGTGTTTCCTGCCAGCAGCCTTCctccagcttctgctggagcCTGCTTCAGCAGCATTGCTAACAATATCAAAGCTGCTCATTTTGCAACGAGCACCTAGTGCAACCATCTCCCTACCCCAAAAAGTGAATGCTGAGCTGCATGGAGCTCTCAGTTTAACAAGCCCACTCCCCCACAACCTACCAGCCCTCACCCACCCATAATACAATAGCAGAAATTTCCAATGCCTTCCTTCGGAGATGTGTTTTGCCAGGTCCCACAAGCTGCCCTTTTTGGGGAGGTGTCTCTGAAGACCACAAAAGCACTTTCTGAGGCTCAGTGGTCCCTTATGTCCTGTCATCACGATTCCTCTCTGTGTATGTGAAAGAAGAGCAGTGAAACACAGGACAGCCACAGAGTTTCAGCAGAAATCTGGTGCCATGGTGCAGACCAGCCCCTCCTGGTTTCTGACAGGCAGATTTAGTGTTGCACTGCAAACCAGGCAGCCAGTCTAGTCCCTGAGGAGCTGCCAACAGGTCATAGGCCAAATTGTCCCTGAGTCTCACATACCCTCCTAGCTTCACCGCCTCAACTTCTTGTCCATAGCACGTGTGCACCTTGGGGAGAGGTAAGATTTCTGACACCATTTTTAGGTCTTTGGTAAatgctggggaaaaagaagCTGGGAATAGTGCTTCACTCTACTTCAATTTTGTCCATGACCAAAAGGCCAGTGATGTGCTTCCTGGGATCAGACAGACTGTGATTTCTTGTATTCTCACAGGAGCCAGGACCTTTGGGAGAAACTGCCCCAGGGCTGACAAGCACCCAGATGGTGCCACTTCTGTCCTCACAAGCTCTCCATTGtcttcagctctgtgctggaggcTGCAAGGCACCTGTGTTTGGCTTTGCAAatctcttccttcctctgtgtGAAGCAGTGTGGGTGCAAAGTGCAGAGGTGCAAAGCTGAGGAGGATGAGGCAGGGGATGGCACAGTGATGAGGTGAAGAAAGGTATCCTTTAGAAAAAATCTTTATGGGTCACCCCCTTTGCTCCAGCCTAccccctccagcacctcctcctTACACTCTGTTTAGTCAGACACACATTTGCTGAGCTGCTAGCCAACTGCCTAAAgactgagggaaagaaaaaacaaaacaaacctaatGTAGCTGGGTGCTATAATTTGCAGgaagagctgagcagcagcagtctggTTCCTAGCGGAATATTTCCTGCAGTATCAAGCATAAATTCATCAGGTATTCAATttcttggaaaataaaaaaaagaggcagaataATTCACTTAGAAATAAGAGACTTGagctatttttctctctgacGTGGTGAACACAATTACCTAAGGCATGGGAGGCTGAGATAACTCATTCAGCCCTCATTCTCCAAAGAAACCATCATCATTCTGTCAGGaaaggctttaaaaacaaattcacATCCTGAATGCTGAAACATCAGCACATACAGAACCTGTCCTTATGATTTCCATGCACCAGCTGTGGCATCACAAGCAAAACATACTCGTAGGCTGGACAGGATTTATTATTATCAAGGGCATATACACCACACTCATCTTGTGTTGCTGACCCTTCTCCCAGGGCTTGTTGTCACCTCCTTGTCCTTCAGGAGCAGTTCTTGGCAAAGCAAATCACACAGGTATCATGTTAGCAGCGTGTGAGCCACCCTAGGACTGGGAAAGTGCATGGGGGAAGAGAGTCCCAAGCTGTGTCTGTTTAAAAGCTCAATGAAGGGAAACTATAGCCTGTGCTTGTCCCCAAATATAATCTCGTTTAGGCTGCACCCTCCACTCCCACTTTCTCTATCATTATGTAATGAGGAGTGGAGTAATGACTTTCAGCAATGCTGTTTGAATGGCAGCGGTCCAGCTCTGGTCtactttggtttattttttaatgatggGGGGAGAGTAGCTTGGCAGAGGGGAGAAAACATCAGTTTGGTTTGTCTGCAATCCCTGTTTTGCTTTGGGAGCTTTAGAGGACAGACACATTCTTCCATCTCTGCTAATCCTCCTCTGATACAGAGGATTTTCCTGCCATTAAATGATAGcttgtgagaaaaaaatgccaacTTTTCAGAGACTGACTTGTATGGCTAATGGCAGCCTCACGAGCAGGAGGGAGGACACAGCCACTGCCCAGCTAGGTAAGCAACATATCTAGATGATTTCTGTCGGGAATTTTAGTTTTGGCTGTCTGATACTAAGTTGTTAACGCTCCTCAGTGCTAGAACCTACTGCCTGGAGAGACTGACCAGTCTCTTACCATTGACGATCTTTTCCCACCTCAGATGATAGGAACCTGCCCTTGATGTGGCTGGTGGGAAGAACACGGATGAGCTCGTGAAAAGGTGTAGCACAAAGCTGCAGGATTCCCTGAGAAGGTCAGTGGTGGAAGGAAGATACTCACCTGGAAGGTGCTAGGGACTTCTTCAGTTTGAAAGCATGTGGGAGAGAAGCTTTTACCTTACTCTTCCTTTCTAAACATACACCTTATTGTGGGAAAACAATGCAGGGAAATGACAGAGGATGAAACCTGTCTCTGCTCTTCCTGTGTGCTTTTAGATCCCTGAAGTTCACTTGCCAGACCTGAAATGCCACTAGTGAATATTCAAGGTAATGTTTGCCGTCATTTTTAATGGTGAGTATACACTTATTCTGCATTATCAGGTAGCAGGTTAGACAGGTCCTTTGGAAAGGTGCAGGTTAAATACTCAGTTGTTGCAATCATTGCCTCTTTACCTTTTCTAAAGactctgcagcattttttttggtccctcatttttcctttcaaatactGAATTCCCGTAGTATTTAAAAGAGCAAAAGAGATCATTCCtgggtggatttttaaaaattctttaatCTCATGAATATATTTGGCCTTACTGCAGtattttatcctttttcttAAACATCTCACTTGAGCATCCTCTTTGTCAATGAGTTGGAAGCATCTGTCAGCTCTTGCCTTGTCTGCTGACACATTGTTAGAAGCAAAGAGCATCTTTTTAAGGGAAGAGGAAGCAGTAAGGAAGGAGAGGTTGGAATGTTTCAGGCTACATTGGTCAGAGGAGACTTGGCCAACAGAGGACATTTGATGTCCTGTGCTCTGAGTATCGGCTCTCCTGAGGGTTTGGTGGGGTTCAGTTGGAGGATTCTTTTTCTGACTTCTTTTGCAAGAGAAAGAGGGAGGATTGCCTCAAAGACTTCGATGCcaaagggctcctctgacctcTTATTGCCAGGTGGGTATTTTCCCATTGGGTGGTTCTCAAGTACTTGCTTTCCATGTACTGCACAATGCacaaaaatacacttgtaaataGAGAACATAGAAGTGTGCTGTGAAATGCCACTGGCAGAAGACCCAGAAAACCCCTTGTGTATAAAGAGAACAGGCTGGATATGACTTGAGTACAGACATTTCCTTAATCAAGTGATTAGAGAACaagcagggaggggaagaaggGGATTTGATTATCGGTGTGCTCATACCTTCGCTGTACACAGCGTACACAGCTGCTGGCGGAggtctgctgcctgctctgaaGACCAGAGATACGACTGAGCTTAGGGTAGCTGTAGCTAAACATTAAACTTGCTTGGGACAATCTCACATATAGGACAGCCTGTGCACATGTGCCCCTCTGGATGTCATCCTGAATCCACGCAAGACTCtcattccagcagcagcacttgcaTCCATCATTTTTCCAGACAGCCACCTGTGGTCAGACATTTGGGAACAGGCAAATCCTTAATCTGTCTGACCCTCAGTTTATGTAACCGCCTAACAAAAACAACATATGCCCTTGTTTGCAAGCAATAGCGTGAACTGGTGCAAAGGATAGCAGATGAGGCAGTCCCTGGGCTACTTGCACTTAGAAGGAGCAATCTGAGGGCCGTGTGTTGTTCCCCATCTTGTCCTCAGACTCCTCACCTGTTATCTAGCCAGGGTCCCTGACTGAAGGGGACTTTCCTTTAGCTGTGGCTGTTAGATAAGGGCTCAAGAAATAGGAGAAGAgcatgcaaacaaacaaaatgtcaaCTTGTCTAAAATCCTTTCCACCTCTCAGAGTCCTTTACTATCATTTACCCTGTTTTGCTAATTCTTCAGTCATGATAGTGTGACAGGGCTTGGTGTGACCTGAATTTCGATAAAGAGGCCACTGCTACAGTCTTTCTGGGatgcttcctttctttctaaATCCCTGTTCTATGTGCAATGACCATGTTGGTTCCAACAGAGCCAGGCCGGGCAGCTCCTGGATTGATATCTTGTGAATGGGGATGTGTCCAGCAATTGGTTTTGCAAGCCTCCTGCATGAGGAAGCCACAGGCAGAGTAAACTCATAGACACAGAACTGTTCATGTTGCCTTTAAAAAGGATGGAGAAAGGGTAGAGAAAGTGCAGCTGGAACTGTAGTTTTGTCTCTACATTAAAGCTTTAGGGgctgcaaaaataaaagcttggcacttgctgagggtgatGCTTCCCAGCATATCACCCGTCAAGTCTGTCAATGAAAATGCCCATTGGGAATACAACTGTAGTGGGTAATCGCTGTGCTGCCAGCCGGAGGGGAGAGGCAGCCCAACTGCTGGGAGCTTCCCTCCACACAGTCAGCAAGGGTGTGGGGAAAAGGCTGTTCCTCGTCTCAGCCCTTGGGGCTACCAGGCATGCAGCAGCCGTGACATGACCCCAGCAGTGCTGTAATAAAAGCGGCTATTGACAGAGCTGTTGGTATCTCATGTCTTGCTGAAAAAGAGATATAAGCGTTATGCTTGTGTGGGAGCCAATAAAATGCAGCAGAAAAACCAGTCAGTACCCATACCACCGTTTCCTGCTAGTGACCACATGGAGAGTTTGCTAGTGTGGCTGCTCATTTTATTGAGCGGCAGGTAGGATGTGCctgtgagagcagctgcaaGATGAGCTCTGCCTTCAGTTCTTCCTCCCTAATAAGTTTATTTTGCAGATGTTTGTTTAACTGGATGTTTGTTCTCCACAAAAATGCTTGTCCGTTGAGGCTGATGCCTCCTGCTCCTTTCATTCTTCTCTGAGCTTCTCTTCAAGAGCTTTCCCCTCTTTCTTGTTGTACATCTGCCTGCATGGGATTAACTTGAAAAGAAACTACAATAGCCATATACCTCCTGTGTCAGGCTGGTAAAagtgcaaagctgctgcttccatCAATCATAAAGCACTATGGTGATTGTCTTGAGAATGGACAAACCAGTAAAAACTGTGCTGGAGGTGCAGAGTATCTCATCTATGATAAGACCACAAAGAAAGGAGGTGAACAATAtcctttgactttttttcctcatgctgTTCTACCAGTACACAGTGGGAATGTGTTGTGAAACATAATGCATCCTTAAGAACTGATAGTTCCCCTTGCAGTGCTGCACTAGCTCATGGCTCCAGTGGAGAAACATTAGGTTGGatgaacaaagaaaagaaagaagcaaaaagcaTGAGTTTGACATGCTCAGGCAGCTAACTGATCTCCCTTTCCCGCTGCTGGATTACACTGCAGTGGTATGCCTCCCCTCTACCCTACCCAGACGTACTGCAACCCACCCACAGCTGCTGGCCTCCAAAgcatctctctctgctcccGGGCAAACCATGCCCCTATCAGCTTGCAGAGAAACTAAAATCAGAGGGATACTGAGAAATGCTTAGGTCTAGGTGAATCCCCTTCTTGGGAGAGAAATTAATCAGAGATGACACTCTAGATGATgttatatacacatatacaccTTCTCAGAGggttttaaagatttttaaggGTCTGTCATGAGAGTTCCTTAGTTAGCACTGGCATAAAAGTAAGTGGGTGGCAATTAGCCTGGCTAGAAGGGAGGCAAAGACAgggtaatttctttttcctgtcatgACTGATGTATTTACTAACGCTGCTTCCTGGttctctcctctgcttccctgGGGATGGCACATCCCCTTCTGGCAGTGATCCTTTGGGTGCCCCACGTGCAGGCAGTGTGGGCCTGCGTGCGGGCCTGCCCGGCCAGCTGCGTGTGCACCCAGGAGCGGAGCTGCTCCGTCCTCTGTGATCGTGCTGGCCTGGGGCAGATCCCTAGCGAGTTCCCTTGTGAAGCCTCCTCTATCAACCTGGACaaaaacagcatcaagttccttTCTGAGAGGGCATTCGGGACCTTGCCTTCCCTCAAATCCCTGTCGCTCAACCACAACAATATCTCCTTCATCACCCCAGGGGCTTTTAAGGGGCTGCCCAGCTTGACCGAGCTGAAGATGGCCCACAATGAGTACATTCGCTATCTCCACACACGGACTTTCACTGCTCTCAGACGGCTGGTGAAGCTGGACTTGGCAGACTGCAATCTTTTCAACATCCCAGACAGGATCTTCATCGAACTGCATGCTCTGCAGGAGCTCTTCTGCTTCCAGAACAACTTCCGGAGGATCCCAGGTGCCATCAGGGGCATGGAAAACCTGACCCACGTTTACCTGGAGAGAAATAGGATCGAAGCGGTAGCCTATAACTCTCTGCAGGGCCTGAGCAAGCTGAGGTACCTGAATCTGCAGGACAACAGGATAAACGTCATTCACGAGCGAGCTTTTCAGGGCTGCCAGAAGATGGAGTACCTGTACCTGAATGACAATTTGATCAGTGAGCTTCCAGAAAACTCCTTTGATGGCTTGAGGAGCCTGAAGATGCTCAACCTAGGGGGTAATTTTCTCAGGAATGTTTCTAACACATGGTTTAGGGACCTAGGGGAGCTGGAGGTCCTCTACCTGGACCGCAACAGAATCAACTACATTGAGGAAGgggcttttgaaaacctcaccAGCCTGGTCACGTTGCACTTGAACAGCAACAACCTGACAACCCTGCCCTTTTCTGTCTTCCAGCCGGTGTACTTCCTTGGGCGGCTGTACCTCTTCCGCAACCCCTGGGAGTGTGACTGCCGCATCGAGTGGCTGAAGGAGTGGATGGAGAATTACAGGCTTGTTAGGGATATTCCCTGTGCCTCCCCCTCCTCAGTGGCTGGGATTGACCTGATGGACGTGGTCTATGAGAGATCACCAGAAGGGTACTGTCTTGACCCGGTGGAGCTAAATGTCACATCCGAAGGCCCGACCCCAAGTGAAGAGCCTTGGTCTACCACAGAAAGCAAGTTCAACAGCCTTATCTCCAAACTCTTGCTTCAGATGGGCCTTCCTGAAGAGGTGACAAATGCTACTGAAGTCTATGGCAACACGACGCAGCTGGATGGATTGACTGATGGAGTGTCTTCTGGGGTGGAGGAAGACAGTATCaaggccatttccttttctttttacctcTTAGCACTTTTTACAGTGATGGTTTTGCAGTCTAAATAGTTTAAGGTGCTGTGTGGACCGTGGGTCCTGCTTAAGCATTTAGTTCCTGTACCTACCTAGTTTGTATCGTGGGCCTCCAGTACGTAACTGTCTCCAGACTCTCTCGGGCTGGGTTAATTGTATCTGGCTCTGGAATCCACTGGGAGCTGGTGGGATCCATTTCAAGGCTGCGTCCAGATCTGAGTGAGAAACCTGCCCTGTGGGATGTTAAAGCCTCCTGGGCATCCACAGAGCTTTGTGGGAAATGAGCAATGAAAGAATAGCAGTAAGGTTGAGTTTTGCTTGGAGATGTGCAACATCTCCTGCTAGGAGTGAAGGGAGGAAGGGTCCATACAGATGGACGTGTGCTGTTCTCTATTGCTGGGCCAACTCCTGTTGACCCAACCATTGATTTTATGAGAGCAAGACTAGGCAGCAAGATGAGACCACCTCTCCTTATCCTGCCAGACACCTATACTCACAAGGAATGCTGCTGAATGCTGGTGAACTATTCTTGATTGCTACCAGCATGTAACAGGAGGAGTGGGGCTATCCTGGGCAGTGTCCAGGGAGGCAGCATTAGCCCTCATGAACAGGAGAATGGGCACAATGTTTCAGCTATGACTACAGACAAGATTTTGATCCTTTCTCCCCGTGTTCTCCTGGCACAGGTGCAGGAGAAATGGACCATATTTGTCAAAACATTCTTCTTTGAG
Above is a window of Colius striatus isolate bColStr4 chromosome 1, bColStr4.1.hap1, whole genome shotgun sequence DNA encoding:
- the NYX gene encoding nyctalopin, with amino-acid sequence MFAVIFNVILWVPHVQAVWACVRACPASCVCTQERSCSVLCDRAGLGQIPSEFPCEASSINLDKNSIKFLSERAFGTLPSLKSLSLNHNNISFITPGAFKGLPSLTELKMAHNEYIRYLHTRTFTALRRLVKLDLADCNLFNIPDRIFIELHALQELFCFQNNFRRIPGAIRGMENLTHVYLERNRIEAVAYNSLQGLSKLRYLNLQDNRINVIHERAFQGCQKMEYLYLNDNLISELPENSFDGLRSLKMLNLGGNFLRNVSNTWFRDLGELEVLYLDRNRINYIEEGAFENLTSLVTLHLNSNNLTTLPFSVFQPVYFLGRLYLFRNPWECDCRIEWLKEWMENYRLVRDIPCASPSSVAGIDLMDVVYERSPEGYCLDPVELNVTSEGPTPSEEPWSTTESKFNSLISKLLLQMGLPEEVTNATEVYGNTTQLDGLTDGVSSGVEEDSIKAISFSFYLLALFTVMVLQSK